The following are encoded in a window of Telmatobacter sp. DSM 110680 genomic DNA:
- a CDS encoding ABC transporter ATP-binding protein encodes MTLLSLPHMETAAIQTHGLTRCFGALTAVQDVTFTVATGQFFGFLGPNGAGKSTTIKMLTGLLEPTAGTIEILGKPFSANALDLKRQIGVVPEGMALLGRLTAPEYLRFVGRMYGLERDTVNRRTEELLEFMQLADERRKLVTDFSHGMQKKLALAAAVIHGPRVLFLDEPFEGVDAIAAGMLKTMLQGMINRGATIFLTTHVLEIVERLCSHVAIIHQGRLVANGSLEELRAGVASTLPGAESEQRLTLEEIFLSIVGASGQEQAPELSWLA; translated from the coding sequence GTGACCTTGTTATCCTTACCCCACATGGAAACAGCGGCGATTCAGACCCACGGGCTCACGCGATGCTTTGGCGCGCTGACCGCGGTGCAGGATGTGACGTTCACGGTGGCAACCGGGCAGTTCTTCGGATTTCTGGGACCGAATGGGGCGGGCAAGTCCACCACCATCAAGATGCTGACGGGGCTGCTTGAGCCAACAGCGGGCACAATCGAGATTCTGGGAAAGCCATTCAGCGCAAACGCGCTAGATCTGAAGCGGCAGATTGGGGTGGTTCCGGAAGGGATGGCGCTGTTGGGGCGCCTGACTGCGCCGGAGTATCTGCGTTTTGTAGGCCGGATGTACGGGCTGGAGCGCGATACGGTGAATCGCCGTACCGAGGAGTTGCTGGAGTTTATGCAACTTGCGGACGAGCGACGGAAACTGGTTACGGATTTCTCGCATGGCATGCAGAAGAAGCTGGCGCTGGCGGCGGCGGTGATTCACGGGCCCCGCGTGCTGTTTCTGGATGAGCCGTTTGAGGGTGTGGATGCGATTGCGGCAGGGATGCTGAAGACCATGCTGCAAGGGATGATCAATCGCGGCGCAACGATTTTTTTGACGACGCATGTCCTGGAAATTGTGGAGCGGCTTTGCAGCCACGTGGCGATTATTCATCAGGGGCGGCTGGTAGCGAACGGATCGCTGGAGGAACTGCGCGCGGGAGTGGCGAGTACGCTGCCGGGCGCCGAGAGTGAGCAGCGGCTAACCCTGGAAGAGATTTTTCTTTCGATAGTCGGGGCGAGCGGGCAGGAGCAGGCACCGGAGCTTTCATGGCTGGCCTAG
- the malQ gene encoding 4-alpha-glucanotransferase has protein sequence MEFQRSSGVLLHISSLPSYGGIGDLGPAAYEFVEFLAAAKQHVWQVLPLCPTGYGNSPYAGSSAFAGNPFLISLEYLVDWGWISGERIAGLMGRGGNVDFGQVEQRKLPLLYEAAGNFLDRGPLETELAGQWQRFQEFCSAESGWLTDYAMYAELRRRFNTGAWTQWPETIRRREPKALAQVAADSGRMLALEQVLQFAFAVQWNNLRAAAAQHSIRILGDVAIFVNFDSADVWTHPDIFELDADLKPIHIAGVPPDYFSPTGQRWGNPLYRWDVLRARGFDWWIDRIRRSRDLYDMVRLDHFRGFAAYWAIPADEATAINGAWVKAPGLELFRALEVALGPLPLVAEDLGLITPDVEALRLELTMPGMRVLQFGFGDKGSHMHLPHQCVPGMVAYTGTHDNDTTVGWWANLGPEPRAAVEALIGPVNDRPTWPLIRAAEGSVAEIAIVPVQDLLEFGSEARMNTPAVPQGNWSWRVPEGSWTAELAGRVAAIVDITDRDNDPLKVVETDLITAVV, from the coding sequence ATGGAGTTTCAGCGCTCGTCCGGCGTTTTATTGCATATCAGCTCTTTGCCCTCCTACGGAGGGATTGGGGACCTTGGTCCTGCGGCTTATGAATTTGTAGAGTTTCTGGCTGCGGCGAAACAGCATGTGTGGCAGGTGCTGCCGCTTTGTCCGACGGGTTATGGAAATTCGCCGTATGCAGGATCGTCGGCTTTCGCGGGAAATCCGTTTCTGATCAGCCTGGAATACCTGGTGGATTGGGGATGGATCAGCGGAGAGCGGATTGCAGGCCTGATGGGTCGCGGCGGCAATGTGGATTTCGGGCAGGTCGAGCAGCGGAAGCTTCCATTGCTATATGAGGCGGCTGGAAATTTTCTCGATCGTGGTCCGCTTGAAACAGAGCTGGCGGGGCAGTGGCAGCGGTTCCAGGAATTTTGCAGCGCCGAGTCAGGGTGGTTGACGGATTACGCGATGTACGCGGAGCTGCGGCGGCGGTTCAATACGGGCGCATGGACGCAATGGCCGGAGACGATCCGGCGTCGCGAACCGAAGGCGCTGGCGCAGGTGGCAGCTGATTCCGGTCGGATGCTGGCGCTGGAGCAGGTTCTGCAGTTTGCATTTGCGGTGCAGTGGAACAATCTGCGGGCGGCGGCAGCGCAGCACTCGATCCGCATACTTGGCGACGTGGCAATTTTCGTGAACTTCGATTCGGCGGATGTGTGGACGCATCCGGACATTTTTGAGCTTGATGCTGATCTGAAGCCGATTCACATTGCCGGGGTGCCCCCGGATTATTTTTCACCGACGGGGCAGCGATGGGGAAATCCGCTCTATCGGTGGGATGTGCTGCGTGCGCGCGGATTTGACTGGTGGATCGATCGGATTCGCCGTTCGCGCGATTTGTACGACATGGTGCGCCTGGATCATTTCCGCGGCTTCGCGGCGTACTGGGCGATTCCAGCGGATGAGGCGACGGCTATTAACGGAGCGTGGGTGAAGGCTCCGGGGCTGGAATTATTCCGCGCGTTGGAGGTAGCTCTGGGGCCGTTGCCGCTAGTAGCGGAAGACCTCGGCTTGATTACACCCGACGTTGAAGCGTTGCGGCTGGAATTGACGATGCCGGGGATGCGCGTGTTGCAGTTTGGATTTGGAGACAAGGGATCGCACATGCATCTGCCGCACCAATGCGTGCCCGGAATGGTTGCATACACCGGGACTCACGACAACGACACCACGGTTGGCTGGTGGGCAAATCTGGGTCCAGAGCCACGGGCCGCGGTGGAGGCGCTGATTGGTCCCGTGAATGATCGGCCGACCTGGCCGCTGATTAGGGCAGCCGAGGGAAGCGTGGCTGAGATCGCGATTGTTCCGGTGCAAGACCTGCTGGAGTTTGGCTCGGAAGCGCGCATGAATACTCCAGCTGTGCCACAGGGAAACTGGAGTTGGCGCGTGCCAGAAGGCAGTTGGACAGCGGAGCTGGCAGGGCGAGTGGCGGCGATTGTCGATATCACCGATCGCGATAACGATCCGTTGAAGGTTGTGGAGACTGATCTGATAACAGCGGTCGTTTAA
- a CDS encoding peptidyl-prolyl cis-trans isomerase, with protein sequence MIRFLQQDNRVVKALFVVIIAAASVSMVVYLIPGLTGQGAVSAGTYAVVYPNWYSKFFSSGEAISQEKVSMQARQQLQQRNPQYASNPMIVSLFEQQVGQQMVQQQILLAEAAKLGISANSDDVKQFLHEGQAGQVLFPNGKFIGQEQYAAMIASRFDMSVDDFEESVRHDITIQRLRAYVTAGLTVSPKEARDQYLKNGTKIKFEYAVISTDDIRKSINPSDADLEAFFKKNASRYANAVPEERTISYFAFTPNDVPGGVQQPTQQEIEAYYNAHKAEYSVPEQAKSRHILIQVAQGADAKTDAAAKAKAEGILKQIQSGGNFADLAKKNSDDPGSKDSGGELGFAQRGHMVPEFDNAIFTQKIGDTKIVKTQYGYHIVQVEERNAAHAQSLSEVLPTIQATLIRQKSTAAQDAYAKALTSEAIKNGLDKTAAAHHLQVVTTPPVNGSGVIPALPDGSQLISRAFAAKPTDPPQSAPTGEGFAVFQVKSVIPAHAPAFADWKSHVADDYRNEQVPALMSQKTAELAAKAKAENDLAKAAKEVGASMKTSDLVDQTGQVPELGAVGQVAPQLFQMTPGTITGPINAGRTGVVAKLVDKQQPSDSDIAKNLDQTRDQILEQKRQEAFEIFANSIITDYKKNNRVRINAKTQSPLAGE encoded by the coding sequence ATGATTCGTTTTCTTCAGCAAGACAATCGCGTCGTTAAGGCACTTTTTGTTGTGATCATCGCCGCCGCGTCGGTTTCGATGGTTGTTTACCTGATTCCAGGGTTGACTGGCCAGGGCGCAGTTTCGGCGGGCACGTATGCCGTGGTGTACCCGAACTGGTACAGCAAGTTTTTCTCCAGCGGCGAAGCCATCAGCCAGGAAAAAGTTTCGATGCAGGCGCGGCAGCAACTGCAGCAGCGGAATCCGCAATATGCATCGAATCCGATGATTGTCAGCCTGTTTGAACAGCAGGTTGGCCAGCAGATGGTGCAGCAGCAGATTTTGCTGGCGGAAGCGGCCAAGCTGGGGATTTCGGCAAACAGTGATGACGTAAAGCAGTTTCTGCATGAGGGACAGGCGGGGCAGGTGCTGTTTCCGAACGGCAAGTTTATCGGGCAGGAGCAGTATGCCGCGATGATCGCGAGCCGCTTCGACATGTCGGTGGATGACTTTGAAGAGAGCGTTCGGCACGACATTACGATTCAGCGGTTGCGGGCGTATGTGACGGCCGGGTTGACGGTGAGCCCGAAGGAAGCGCGCGATCAGTATCTGAAGAACGGAACGAAGATCAAGTTCGAATACGCAGTGATTTCTACCGATGACATCCGCAAGTCGATCAACCCGAGCGACGCGGACCTTGAGGCATTCTTCAAGAAGAACGCAAGCCGATACGCGAATGCTGTTCCTGAAGAGCGGACTATCAGCTACTTCGCATTTACGCCGAACGATGTTCCAGGCGGAGTGCAGCAGCCGACGCAGCAGGAGATCGAGGCCTACTACAACGCGCACAAGGCGGAGTATTCGGTTCCGGAGCAAGCCAAGTCGCGGCACATTTTGATCCAGGTGGCGCAGGGTGCGGATGCTAAGACAGACGCGGCCGCGAAGGCAAAAGCTGAGGGGATTCTGAAGCAGATCCAGAGCGGTGGAAACTTTGCCGACCTGGCAAAGAAGAACTCGGACGATCCGGGCAGCAAGGATTCAGGCGGCGAACTTGGATTTGCGCAACGCGGCCACATGGTGCCTGAGTTTGACAATGCGATCTTCACACAGAAGATTGGCGACACGAAGATCGTGAAGACGCAGTACGGCTATCACATCGTGCAGGTGGAAGAGCGGAATGCGGCGCATGCACAGTCTTTGAGCGAGGTGCTGCCCACAATTCAGGCGACGCTTATCCGGCAGAAGTCTACTGCCGCGCAGGATGCGTATGCAAAGGCGCTGACGTCGGAGGCGATCAAGAACGGACTGGATAAGACAGCGGCTGCTCATCATCTGCAGGTGGTGACTACGCCACCGGTGAATGGTTCGGGTGTGATTCCTGCGTTGCCGGATGGTTCGCAATTGATCTCGCGTGCATTTGCGGCGAAGCCGACCGATCCGCCACAGAGCGCGCCTACGGGGGAAGGCTTTGCGGTGTTCCAGGTGAAGAGCGTGATTCCAGCGCATGCGCCTGCGTTTGCGGATTGGAAGAGCCATGTTGCCGATGACTATCGCAACGAGCAGGTTCCGGCCTTGATGTCGCAAAAGACCGCGGAACTGGCGGCCAAAGCCAAGGCCGAGAATGATCTTGCCAAGGCTGCCAAAGAAGTGGGCGCGAGCATGAAGACCAGCGATCTCGTAGACCAGACCGGGCAGGTTCCGGAACTGGGCGCGGTGGGGCAGGTGGCTCCGCAGTTATTCCAGATGACTCCGGGCACGATTACCGGGCCGATCAATGCGGGACGTACGGGAGTTGTGGCGAAACTGGTGGATAAGCAGCAGCCGAGCGACTCCGATATTGCGAAGAATCTCGACCAGACGCGCGACCAGATTCTCGAACAGAAGCGGCAGGAAGCGTTCGAGATTTTTGCCAACAGCATTATCACCGATTACAAGAAGAACAACCGGGTACGGATCAACGCGAAGACGCAGAGCCCACTGGCCGGCGAATAG